A genomic stretch from Barnesiella intestinihominis YIT 11860 includes:
- a CDS encoding DcaP family trimeric outer membrane transporter, translated as MKKLFVSCSCFLVTTLLSVQADDKMDKQTDVVVEECVCQGPSQSPARVILLWGETPPNDELMAMFYDTRLLHFQDPRAPRFLLIDRKGRAALGIGGYVKATASYDFDGALPNRDFVTYDIPVPRNPAERNQYQMDASTTRLFLKLVGANSVLGKYTVYVESDFRGGQDYGFRLRQAYVNARGFLVGQTWSTFVDPAAAPPTIDYEGPNGMTSVRNVMLRYTLDLSKHWQVALAAEAPSVTYTLSDGNNMAIRQRMPDIPFYVQYGWNEGNNHIRVSGLIRGLSYRDLMASRNKSVLGWAVQLSGLANITPKVMLYYQGVYGRGYDRYLNGLNGKGFDLIPDPDNQGKLYAPETLGYMAGIRYSFSQKFFISASYSQSRLYSKTGSLSENSYRYAQYIVGNAFYNLTPDCSIGLEYLYGRRSNINREDGQANRINAMIQYNF; from the coding sequence ATGAAAAAATTATTTGTTTCTTGTTCCTGTTTTTTGGTGACGACATTATTATCGGTACAGGCTGATGATAAAATGGATAAACAGACCGATGTCGTTGTAGAAGAGTGTGTTTGTCAAGGCCCTTCACAGTCGCCGGCTCGAGTAATTCTTTTGTGGGGGGAAACCCCTCCGAATGACGAATTGATGGCGATGTTTTACGACACTCGGTTATTGCATTTCCAAGACCCGCGAGCCCCTCGTTTTTTGCTGATAGATCGTAAAGGGCGTGCGGCATTGGGTATAGGTGGTTATGTAAAGGCTACTGCTTCCTATGATTTTGACGGGGCTCTGCCTAACCGGGATTTTGTGACATACGATATCCCTGTTCCCCGTAATCCGGCGGAACGTAATCAGTATCAAATGGATGCTTCTACCACACGTCTGTTTTTGAAATTAGTCGGGGCCAATTCTGTATTAGGAAAATATACCGTTTATGTAGAAAGTGATTTTCGGGGAGGACAGGATTACGGTTTTCGTCTCAGACAGGCTTATGTGAATGCCCGTGGCTTTTTAGTCGGACAGACTTGGAGTACCTTTGTGGACCCCGCAGCAGCTCCTCCTACAATCGATTATGAAGGTCCAAATGGTATGACTAGTGTGCGTAATGTTATGTTGCGTTATACTCTTGATTTAAGTAAACATTGGCAGGTGGCATTGGCGGCCGAAGCACCTTCGGTGACTTATACGCTAAGTGATGGTAACAATATGGCTATTCGTCAGCGTATGCCCGATATTCCGTTTTATGTCCAGTATGGTTGGAACGAAGGGAACAATCATATACGAGTCTCTGGTCTTATACGAGGTTTGTCCTATCGGGATTTGATGGCCTCTCGAAATAAATCTGTTTTGGGTTGGGCCGTGCAACTTTCGGGATTAGCTAATATTACACCGAAGGTAATGCTGTATTATCAAGGGGTTTATGGACGGGGATATGATAGATACTTGAACGGTTTGAACGGGAAGGGTTTCGATTTGATTCCAGATCCCGATAATCAAGGGAAACTTTATGCACCAGAAACATTAGGCTATATGGCTGGCATACGGTATTCATTCTCTCAAAAATTCTTTATTTCGGCATCTTATAGTCAAAGTAGATTATACAGCAAAACCGGGTCACTCTCGGAAAATTCCTATCGATATGCTCAATATATTGTCGGGAA
- a CDS encoding uracil-DNA glycosylase family protein, translating into MNPLQPEIHPLAPFLPPNARLLLLGSFPPPRKRWSMDFFYPNYTNDMWRIFGLIFFDDKDHFVDIEKKKFCKDNIEQFLREKAIAVSDTVAVANRLNGNASDLTLEVVEPLNLAGILDQIPRCHTLVTTGQKATDTLLSITGSPAPEIGGFVDFLYHNRRLRLYRMPSTSRAYPKPLTDKAKIYRTIFQNFEQ; encoded by the coding sequence ATGAATCCACTTCAACCAGAGATACACCCCCTCGCCCCATTTCTTCCACCCAATGCCCGGCTCCTATTGCTAGGAAGTTTTCCGCCTCCCCGCAAGCGCTGGTCGATGGATTTTTTCTATCCCAATTACACCAACGATATGTGGAGAATTTTTGGGCTTATCTTCTTCGATGACAAAGATCATTTTGTAGATATAGAAAAGAAAAAATTCTGTAAAGACAACATCGAACAATTTCTACGGGAAAAAGCCATTGCTGTAAGCGATACAGTAGCCGTTGCCAATCGCCTAAACGGAAATGCCTCAGACTTAACCCTCGAAGTCGTCGAGCCATTAAATCTGGCCGGAATACTCGATCAAATTCCTCGCTGTCATACTCTGGTGACCACAGGACAAAAGGCAACCGACACATTACTTTCTATCACAGGTTCACCAGCTCCTGAGATCGGAGGGTTCGTCGATTTTCTTTACCATAATCGCCGCCTCCGGCTTTACCGTATGCCCTCCACTTCCCGCGCTTATCCCAAGCCTCTAACCGATAAGGCGAAAATATACCGTACCATTTTCCAAAACTTCGAGCAATAG
- a CDS encoding DedA family protein: MESLSFIQWCLDNLNYWTITFLMMIESSFIPFPSEIVIIPAAYKAAYGELNMYLVVIFGTLGADLGAIINYYLARWIGRPLVYKFANSRIGHICLLDQKKVETAERYFDKHGSISTLIGRLIPAVRQLISIPAGLARMKFSKFILFTTLGAMCWNIVLAAIGYGFHAVIPEDELISKVQMYSHEILYILIAICVFIVGFLIYKGMKKSK, encoded by the coding sequence ATGGAATCATTATCTTTCATTCAGTGGTGTCTCGATAATTTAAACTACTGGACTATTACATTTCTAATGATGATAGAAAGTTCCTTTATTCCTTTCCCTTCCGAAATCGTCATTATACCGGCCGCATATAAAGCCGCTTACGGAGAATTAAACATGTATTTGGTGGTTATCTTCGGGACTCTCGGAGCAGACCTCGGTGCAATCATTAATTACTATTTAGCCCGTTGGATTGGACGTCCGCTCGTTTATAAATTCGCCAACAGCCGCATCGGACATATCTGTCTGCTCGACCAGAAAAAAGTCGAAACAGCCGAACGCTATTTCGACAAGCATGGTAGTATATCCACCCTCATCGGAAGACTGATACCGGCTGTACGTCAACTTATTTCCATACCGGCAGGATTGGCACGTATGAAATTCTCCAAATTTATTCTTTTCACGACTCTTGGCGCCATGTGTTGGAATATCGTATTGGCCGCCATAGGATATGGATTCCATGCTGTTATCCCCGAAGACGAACTTATCTCGAAAGTACAGATGTATAGCCACGAAATACTCTATATACTCATCGCTATTTGTGTATTTATCGTAGGATTTCTCATTTATAAGGGAATGAAAAAGTCGAAATAA
- a CDS encoding copper homeostasis protein CutC: MIETELCTFTLEACQIAADMGITRVELCASPYEGGTTPSAAFIRMARRIPHLKLSVMIRPRGGDFLYSDKEFHQMLEEISFAHDCGADCVVAGILTSDGRVDEIRTAELVAAAKEMEFTFHRAFDMTCDTNEALEALVRVGCCRVLTSGGRNTAPEGIENIHSLVKASAGRIDVMAGSGVNASNVKLLADTGVDAIHFSARNLTESRMTYKNPSISMGGVQGIPEYASIGIDPTMIRNILNQLI, encoded by the coding sequence ATGATAGAAACCGAACTTTGCACTTTCACACTCGAAGCCTGCCAAATAGCCGCCGATATGGGTATCACCCGTGTAGAACTGTGTGCATCTCCTTATGAGGGAGGCACTACCCCATCGGCCGCATTCATTCGCATGGCTCGTCGAATTCCTCATTTGAAACTGAGTGTAATGATTCGTCCCCGTGGCGGAGACTTCCTCTACTCCGACAAAGAATTTCACCAAATGCTCGAAGAAATTAGTTTTGCCCATGACTGCGGAGCAGATTGCGTGGTAGCGGGAATACTCACTTCCGACGGACGAGTAGACGAAATCCGCACAGCAGAATTGGTCGCCGCAGCCAAAGAAATGGAATTTACATTCCACCGGGCTTTCGACATGACCTGCGATACCAACGAAGCCCTCGAAGCCCTCGTGAGAGTCGGTTGCTGTCGGGTACTCACTTCGGGAGGACGTAACACAGCACCGGAAGGAATCGAGAACATTCATTCGTTAGTCAAAGCCTCCGCAGGACGAATAGACGTAATGGCAGGAAGCGGAGTGAATGCATCGAACGTCAAACTGCTTGCCGACACCGGAGTGGATGCCATACATTTCAGTGCTCGGAATTTAACAGAAAGCCGTATGACCTATAAAAATCCGTCGATCTCAATGGGCGGAGTACAGGGGATTCCCGAATATGCATCAATCGGAATCGACCCAACCATGATTCGTAATATTCTGAACCAACTAATCTAA
- a CDS encoding transglutaminase-like domain-containing protein: MRKEAPFFLLLVGLICSLSTCTSGISTDYKRQLETVLNQSSRADSLRLLLHKTPHDEQEAMAYLIAWMPQGDRDTMNLDLLKENVAYACRVRSEFSWTKALPDSIFLNEVLPYAVVDETRDSWRQDFYNRFAPRVAKCADIRAAIDTINRIIPEVVGVEYNTLREKTNQSPAESIRQGMASCTGLSILLVDAFRSVGIPARFAGTAAWHDNRGNHSWTEVWIDGTWFSTEYYQPPVLDKAWFMADAGKSVSGDHTHGIYAVSFRPTGDWFPMAWNEDARSVHGINVSQRYRDIYTESTQILTKQGTHTNVTFMMFRDKRHSSDSGDRVEANVDVFCNGIQVGGGRTAGPLQDMNDALSFLLEKGHTYTFAYENSRGEKTTVEVLVGNDPMTVKGYMQ; the protein is encoded by the coding sequence ATGAGAAAAGAAGCTCCATTTTTTCTACTGCTTGTCGGGTTGATTTGCTCACTCTCTACCTGTACCTCTGGTATCTCAACTGATTATAAACGACAACTCGAAACCGTTTTAAACCAGTCGTCTCGTGCAGACAGCCTAAGATTACTATTACACAAAACGCCACACGACGAACAAGAAGCGATGGCTTACCTGATAGCTTGGATGCCACAGGGAGACCGCGACACGATGAATCTCGACCTTTTAAAAGAGAACGTGGCATATGCCTGTCGGGTTCGGTCTGAATTTTCATGGACAAAAGCATTACCCGACTCCATCTTCCTCAACGAAGTTTTACCCTATGCCGTGGTAGACGAAACTCGAGACTCGTGGAGACAAGATTTTTATAATCGTTTCGCTCCTCGTGTAGCCAAATGTGCAGACATACGAGCGGCCATCGACACAATAAACCGAATTATCCCCGAAGTGGTCGGAGTGGAATACAACACGCTTCGGGAAAAGACCAACCAAAGTCCTGCTGAATCGATAAGACAAGGCATGGCTTCCTGTACCGGGTTATCCATTCTTTTGGTCGACGCATTTCGCTCCGTAGGTATTCCGGCACGTTTTGCAGGAACTGCCGCTTGGCACGACAATCGAGGTAACCACAGTTGGACAGAAGTTTGGATAGATGGGACATGGTTCTCCACAGAATATTATCAACCTCCTGTACTCGACAAGGCTTGGTTTATGGCCGATGCAGGAAAATCAGTATCGGGAGACCATACACACGGAATTTATGCTGTATCGTTCCGACCTACGGGAGACTGGTTTCCAATGGCGTGGAATGAAGATGCACGCAGTGTTCATGGTATCAATGTATCGCAACGTTATCGAGATATATACACCGAATCGACCCAAATCCTTACGAAACAAGGGACCCATACGAATGTGACTTTCATGATGTTCCGAGATAAACGGCATAGCTCCGATTCCGGTGATCGAGTAGAAGCAAACGTCGATGTATTTTGCAATGGCATACAAGTGGGTGGAGGCCGCACAGCCGGTCCTTTGCAGGATATGAACGATGCACTGAGTTTCTTATTGGAAAAAGGCCATACTTATACATTCGCCTACGAGAACAGCCGAGGTGAAAAAACAACGGTTGAAGTTTTAGTAGGTAACGACCCGATGACAGTCAAAGGTTATATGCAATAA
- the rpe gene encoding ribulose-phosphate 3-epimerase yields the protein MSVIISPSLLSADFGNLNSEIDMINTSAADWLHIDVMDGVFVPNISFGFPVLEFVNRRCAKPLDVHLMIVEPQKFIPEVKRVGGAIMTVHYEACTHLHRVVQQIHAAGMQAGVSLNPHTPVSLLEDIIEDVDLVLLMSVNPGFGGQKFIPRILDKVRDLKEMIARRNSHAVIEIDGGVNLDTGRQLVEAGADALVAGSFVFHSDNPIDTIARLKQL from the coding sequence ATGAGTGTGATAATTTCTCCATCGTTGTTGTCGGCAGATTTTGGAAATCTGAACAGTGAGATAGATATGATAAATACTAGTGCTGCCGATTGGTTGCATATCGATGTGATGGACGGTGTGTTTGTCCCGAATATTTCTTTCGGGTTTCCGGTGTTGGAATTTGTGAATCGGCGATGTGCAAAACCTCTTGATGTGCATTTGATGATCGTCGAGCCTCAAAAGTTTATACCAGAAGTCAAGCGTGTGGGCGGAGCTATCATGACGGTTCATTATGAGGCATGTACACATCTTCATCGGGTTGTTCAGCAGATACATGCAGCAGGTATGCAAGCCGGAGTTTCATTGAATCCTCATACACCGGTGTCCTTGTTGGAAGATATTATCGAAGATGTCGATTTGGTTTTGCTGATGTCGGTAAACCCCGGCTTCGGCGGGCAGAAGTTCATTCCTCGCATATTGGATAAGGTGAGGGATTTGAAAGAGATGATCGCTCGTAGAAATTCGCATGCGGTTATAGAGATAGATGGCGGGGTAAATTTGGATACCGGTCGGCAATTAGTTGAGGCAGGGGCCGATGCATTGGTTGCCGGTAGTTTTGTTTTTCACTCGGATAATCCTATTGATACGATTGCTCGATTGAAGCAGTTGTAA
- a CDS encoding phosphodiester glycosidase family protein, which translates to MKKNLTLFVFIVIGIFSVTAAAPNWGVADTLEHYEIGPGIEYIKIRYESVPLTLWATTIDMTNPYNVIEQVQSNNSVPDLKRELVQDMSKRLTTPGHKVCAAFNHDFFSYDEGVCIGLNISNGVISMPAGSGRSTFAITQDKTASVFFPVPECKAISASGDEVTIDHFNWGAETIRNGDCVLFTNMNSLNLDAEGRYIKIRPRSNWIVNGTPTVCDVLEVSDLPLQTSDTDFVLYLRNTKLNSLPDIKVGEEITISQKLVAGKFGTPPDNILQAFHGYPSIAYEGKLHDGEYNDFENGREYETSCRTMAGMSQDGKTVYFVATELSENSAGINCIDIANWMLAHGVWNVVNFDSGGSTAIVVDHTMLNLPGRGSLRPVMDGVLLVSTAPEDNGVAHYSFSKTQLNVPIISLASLTLISQNKYKDVIERNVEVEGFAFRCEPAELGWVDKEAVFHAGKTVMSGKIIAEKNGITAELSVSTRPVQDIHIAADEILIDSVRPYRINLEGNINGQVYTLDPAAFAWTSSNPSCCRIENGILKGIENGETSLVGTLDTITVGLKVTVEVTPETLVHENFSDLSDFPLSSTVSNTLSISHEELPTGWPDGAVLQFDQKTGRNPYVEMGKSYRLYSLPDSISLQLNLSKEALAAIKHIRFDFTHKNGKSYWQPEYIPSDTGDQTIVWAFSKNGIAFPTEDFPLTLEAIRFVLNPGSRSEITIPLRELKAYYPVKANSAINNVYTENNFAWITAEGELRLHYNLQQTGSADISIWTTAGQQISEYISNRELPGTYTYNISDRFLSPGIYILTIRANGKNQSLKFRVK; encoded by the coding sequence ATGAAAAAGAACCTTACGCTCTTCGTTTTTATAGTGATAGGAATTTTCTCCGTCACGGCCGCGGCTCCCAATTGGGGCGTAGCCGACACATTGGAACACTACGAAATAGGCCCCGGTATAGAGTACATCAAAATCAGATACGAATCGGTTCCCCTCACACTGTGGGCGACCACTATCGACATGACCAATCCTTACAATGTAATTGAACAAGTACAGTCGAACAACTCCGTTCCTGATTTAAAACGGGAATTGGTACAAGACATGTCAAAGCGGCTAACCACCCCGGGGCATAAAGTATGCGCGGCCTTCAATCATGACTTTTTCAGTTATGACGAAGGCGTCTGTATCGGACTAAACATTAGCAACGGTGTCATCTCTATGCCAGCAGGTAGCGGAAGATCTACATTTGCTATTACCCAAGATAAAACGGCATCGGTCTTTTTTCCCGTTCCAGAATGCAAAGCAATTTCGGCATCGGGTGACGAAGTGACAATCGACCATTTCAACTGGGGCGCAGAAACAATCCGCAACGGAGATTGCGTCCTGTTCACAAATATGAACTCGCTCAATCTGGATGCCGAGGGAAGATACATAAAAATACGCCCCCGATCCAATTGGATCGTGAATGGAACTCCCACGGTATGCGATGTACTCGAAGTCTCGGATTTACCCCTACAAACTTCCGACACCGATTTTGTTCTATATCTCCGTAATACAAAACTGAATTCACTCCCCGATATAAAAGTGGGCGAAGAAATAACCATCTCGCAAAAATTAGTTGCCGGAAAATTCGGAACACCACCAGACAATATCTTACAAGCATTCCACGGATACCCCAGCATAGCCTATGAAGGAAAACTCCACGACGGAGAATATAATGACTTTGAAAACGGACGGGAATATGAAACTTCTTGTCGCACAATGGCAGGCATGTCACAAGATGGAAAAACCGTCTATTTCGTAGCTACGGAATTATCGGAAAATAGTGCCGGTATCAACTGTATCGACATCGCTAATTGGATGTTGGCTCATGGAGTCTGGAATGTAGTCAATTTCGATAGCGGTGGCTCCACTGCCATTGTCGTCGACCACACCATGCTGAACCTTCCGGGAAGAGGATCTTTACGCCCAGTTATGGACGGAGTTCTTCTTGTTTCAACTGCTCCCGAAGACAATGGCGTGGCCCATTATTCATTCTCAAAAACACAATTAAATGTACCGATAATTTCCCTTGCATCCCTCACATTAATTTCTCAAAATAAATACAAAGATGTGATCGAACGCAACGTAGAAGTAGAAGGTTTCGCATTCCGATGTGAACCGGCCGAATTGGGTTGGGTGGACAAAGAAGCTGTTTTCCACGCCGGAAAAACGGTCATGTCTGGCAAAATTATAGCCGAGAAAAACGGAATCACGGCCGAACTTTCCGTTTCGACCCGGCCGGTACAAGACATACATATAGCAGCCGACGAAATTCTCATAGACAGTGTACGTCCCTACCGAATCAATTTAGAAGGAAACATCAACGGTCAAGTATATACGCTCGACCCGGCCGCTTTCGCATGGACCTCGTCCAATCCATCTTGTTGCCGTATAGAAAACGGTATCTTAAAAGGAATAGAAAACGGAGAAACGTCGCTCGTCGGGACACTCGACACAATTACCGTCGGCTTAAAGGTTACCGTCGAAGTAACTCCGGAGACTCTTGTACACGAAAATTTCTCCGATCTATCAGACTTCCCACTATCCTCGACCGTATCTAACACGCTCTCAATTTCTCACGAAGAATTACCGACCGGCTGGCCAGATGGAGCCGTATTGCAGTTCGATCAAAAAACAGGAAGAAACCCTTATGTAGAAATGGGTAAAAGTTATCGTCTATATAGTTTACCCGACTCAATCTCCCTACAACTGAATTTGTCGAAAGAAGCACTGGCAGCCATCAAACATATCCGTTTCGATTTCACGCATAAAAACGGAAAGAGCTACTGGCAACCCGAATATATTCCATCGGACACGGGCGATCAAACCATCGTATGGGCTTTCTCCAAAAACGGCATAGCTTTTCCCACTGAGGATTTTCCTCTCACATTAGAAGCGATACGGTTCGTACTAAATCCGGGCAGCCGTTCTGAAATCACGATTCCCCTGCGGGAACTCAAAGCCTACTATCCAGTCAAAGCAAATTCCGCGATAAATAATGTATATACCGAAAATAACTTTGCATGGATCACTGCCGAAGGAGAACTTCGCCTCCACTATAATTTGCAACAAACCGGTAGTGCCGATATTTCTATTTGGACCACCGCAGGACAGCAAATTTCCGAATATATCTCCAACCGAGAACTCCCGGGAACTTATACCTATAATATCTCAGACCGATTCCTTTCTCCTGGAATATATATATTGACAATCCGAGCTAACGGAAAAAACCAAAGTCTAAAATTCAGGGTAAAATAA
- a CDS encoding helix-turn-helix domain-containing protein, with product MRPNSDKVYLQQLIAEGEHQQQDFKFEISDARKIARSLSAFSNTDGGRLLIGVKDNGRIAGVRSEEEIYMIEAAAKLYCRPNVEISVQTYEVDGKTVLVAEIPKAEQKPVQVQDETGKYLAYVRIADENILATPVHLAVWRQKNSTWGTLVKYTEREQLLLDYLAEHQEITVSKYSRLAHISYRLAIEYIARFVRFGILDICFERHRFCYRLRGNE from the coding sequence ATGAGACCGAATTCCGACAAGGTGTATTTACAACAACTTATCGCAGAAGGAGAACACCAGCAGCAGGATTTTAAATTCGAGATTTCCGATGCTCGAAAAATAGCCCGTTCCTTGTCTGCTTTTTCCAATACGGACGGAGGACGTTTATTGATAGGTGTGAAGGACAACGGTCGAATAGCCGGGGTGCGTTCGGAAGAAGAGATTTATATGATAGAGGCTGCTGCCAAACTTTATTGCCGGCCTAATGTGGAGATAAGTGTGCAGACTTATGAAGTGGACGGTAAAACGGTGCTTGTTGCAGAGATTCCGAAAGCCGAACAAAAGCCCGTGCAAGTGCAGGACGAAACCGGAAAGTATTTAGCTTATGTGCGGATTGCCGACGAGAATATATTGGCAACACCTGTGCATTTGGCTGTGTGGCGACAGAAAAACAGCACTTGGGGAACTCTTGTGAAATATACCGAACGAGAACAATTGTTACTTGATTATTTGGCTGAACATCAAGAAATAACAGTTAGTAAATATAGCCGGTTGGCTCATATTTCTTATCGGTTGGCGATAGAGTATATTGCTCGGTTTGTACGATTTGGAATTCTCGATATTTGTTTCGAGCGTCATCGGTTTTGTTATCGGTTGCGAGGGAATGAATGA
- a CDS encoding MATE family efflux transporter codes for MSSMQLLPYKQQVSSLLRLGLPIVVGQLGMIILGLADTIMIGHHSTEELAAAAFVNNVFNLAIIFATGFSYGLTPLIGMLQGGGNTQGIGRVFRNALAANASVAVLLTAVMYTVYCFVDKLGQPEELLPHIRPYFVLQLISLLFIMLFNGFRQFAEGLTDTRTPMWILLGGNALNIFGNYLLIYGSFGFPEWGLFGAGVSTLVSRIVMLLVFIGVVAVARRYKVYREAILRSRFNRNDFIQLNALGWPIALQMGMETAAFSLSAIMVGWLGSIPLAAHQIMISVSTIGFMVYYGMGAALAVRVSHFMGQKDFPNLRRAVNSGMGIILSLAIVASLFFYLVRTPIIYSFTEDHEVMIVVSSLIFSLIVYQFGDALQITFANALRGTTDVKPMMWIAFFSYFIVALPVGYLCGFTWGGGVVGVWVAFPAGLFTAGFLFWLRFRYRLQQLMKK; via the coding sequence ATGAGCTCAATGCAATTACTCCCTTATAAACAGCAGGTTAGTTCTTTGCTAAGACTAGGTTTACCGATTGTCGTAGGACAGTTGGGTATGATTATATTGGGTTTGGCCGATACGATAATGATCGGGCATCATAGTACGGAGGAGTTGGCTGCGGCTGCGTTCGTGAATAATGTATTCAATCTGGCAATCATCTTTGCGACCGGTTTTTCTTATGGATTGACTCCTCTAATCGGTATGTTGCAGGGTGGGGGAAACACACAAGGGATAGGACGAGTATTTCGTAATGCTTTGGCTGCTAATGCATCGGTTGCAGTATTGTTGACTGCTGTAATGTATACGGTCTATTGCTTTGTCGATAAGTTGGGACAGCCAGAGGAATTGTTGCCTCACATACGTCCGTATTTTGTTTTGCAACTGATTTCTTTATTGTTTATCATGCTGTTTAACGGCTTCCGGCAGTTTGCGGAAGGGTTGACCGATACTCGTACACCGATGTGGATTTTATTGGGTGGAAACGCATTGAATATTTTCGGGAATTATTTGTTGATTTACGGAAGTTTCGGATTCCCCGAATGGGGCTTGTTCGGGGCGGGTGTGAGTACATTGGTCTCGCGTATTGTTATGCTGTTGGTCTTTATCGGGGTCGTTGCTGTTGCGCGACGGTATAAAGTATATAGGGAGGCGATTTTACGCTCTCGATTCAATCGTAATGATTTTATACAACTCAATGCTTTGGGGTGGCCTATCGCTTTGCAAATGGGTATGGAAACTGCGGCCTTTTCGTTGAGTGCTATTATGGTAGGGTGGCTGGGCAGCATTCCGTTGGCGGCCCATCAAATAATGATTTCGGTCAGTACTATCGGGTTTATGGTATATTATGGTATGGGTGCTGCTTTGGCTGTGCGGGTCAGCCATTTTATGGGGCAGAAGGATTTCCCCAATTTGCGTAGAGCTGTAAATTCGGGAATGGGAATTATTTTATCGCTTGCCATTGTTGCCAGTCTATTCTTCTATTTGGTGAGGACTCCCATTATATATAGCTTTACAGAAGACCATGAAGTTATGATAGTTGTTTCTTCGTTGATATTTTCGCTGATTGTTTATCAGTTCGGAGATGCTTTGCAGATTACTTTTGCCAATGCTTTGCGAGGAACGACCGATGTCAAGCCCATGATGTGGATTGCCTTTTTCTCGTATTTTATAGTTGCTTTACCTGTGGGCTATTTGTGTGGGTTTACATGGGGCGGAGGTGTCGTAGGCGTGTGGGTCGCATTTCCTGCGGGGCTGTTTACGGCCGGATTTCTATTTTGGCTACGATTTCGTTATCGGTTGCAACAGTTAATGAAAAAATAG